In Nocardioides marinus, one DNA window encodes the following:
- a CDS encoding wax ester/triacylglycerol synthase family O-acyltransferase — protein MVSVIDPPSAAFLLTENRSMPMHVGGLQLFEKPEGAGPDYIREMYESMRGTDEVAPLFLKHPHRSVKTGAQLVWRPDEQFDMEHHVRHSALPAPGRYRELFELCSRLHSTRLAWERPLWEAHVIEGLADGKVAMYTKIHHALVDGVSAMRLMQSVLSTDAEERGMLAPWALHSRPQRKPVDPAASSLPEVPVAALRTALGVASEAAGMPGALVRTLSKGVRNQTSAVSFYAPRTIFNQSISGARRFAADDWPIERLKAIAKASGTTINDVVLAMCAGAMRTYLLELGALPDDPMVAMVPVGLNAKQSQVASAEGGNAIGSVMVQLATDLGDPAERLDRIHLSMRDGKEALSSMTQTQILAMSALGQAPAILAPLLRMQGIVRPPYNLIISNVPGPRTTHYWNGAKLTGTYPLSIPINGMALNITCTSYDGQMGFGLTGCRRTVPHLQRLLTHLDDEVANLEKAVGVG, from the coding sequence GTGGTCTCCGTCATCGATCCTCCCTCCGCAGCGTTCCTCCTCACGGAGAACCGCTCGATGCCGATGCACGTCGGTGGGCTGCAGCTGTTCGAGAAGCCCGAGGGGGCCGGGCCCGACTACATCCGCGAGATGTACGAGTCGATGCGCGGCACCGACGAGGTGGCCCCGCTCTTCCTCAAGCACCCGCACCGCTCGGTCAAGACCGGCGCCCAGCTGGTCTGGCGCCCCGACGAGCAGTTCGACATGGAGCACCACGTCCGGCACAGCGCGCTGCCCGCACCCGGCCGCTACCGCGAGCTCTTCGAGCTCTGCTCGCGACTGCACTCCACCCGGCTGGCGTGGGAGCGCCCCCTGTGGGAGGCGCACGTCATCGAGGGCCTGGCCGACGGCAAGGTCGCGATGTACACCAAGATCCACCACGCCCTGGTCGACGGCGTCTCGGCGATGCGGCTGATGCAGAGCGTCCTCAGCACCGACGCCGAGGAGCGCGGCATGCTCGCCCCGTGGGCCCTGCACTCGCGACCGCAGCGCAAGCCGGTCGACCCCGCGGCGTCGTCCCTGCCCGAGGTTCCGGTCGCCGCCCTGCGTACGGCGCTGGGCGTGGCCTCCGAGGCGGCCGGCATGCCCGGTGCCCTGGTGCGCACCCTCTCCAAGGGCGTGCGCAACCAGACCTCGGCGGTCTCCTTCTACGCGCCGCGCACGATCTTCAACCAGTCGATCTCCGGCGCCCGGCGCTTCGCGGCCGACGACTGGCCGATCGAGCGGCTCAAGGCGATCGCCAAGGCCTCGGGCACCACCATCAACGACGTGGTGCTGGCGATGTGCGCGGGCGCGATGCGCACCTACCTCCTCGAGCTCGGCGCGCTGCCCGACGACCCGATGGTCGCGATGGTGCCGGTGGGGCTCAACGCCAAGCAGTCGCAGGTCGCCTCCGCCGAGGGCGGCAACGCCATCGGGTCGGTGATGGTGCAGCTGGCCACGGACCTCGGTGACCCCGCCGAGCGGCTGGACCGCATCCACCTCTCGATGCGCGACGGCAAGGAGGCGCTGTCCTCGATGACCCAGACCCAGATCCTCGCCATGAGCGCGCTGGGCCAGGCGCCGGCGATCCTCGCGCCGCTGCTGCGGATGCAGGGCATCGTGCGACCGCCGTACAACCTCATCATCAGCAACGTCCCCGGGCCGCGGACCACCCACTACTGGAACGGCGCCAAGCTCACCGGGACCTACCCGCTGTCCATCCCCATCAACGGGATGGCGCTGAACATCACCTGCACCTCCTACGACGGGCAGATGGGCTTCGGACTCACCGGCTGCCGCCGCACGGTCCCCCACCTGCAGCGGCTGCTGACCCACCTCGACGACGAGGTCGCCAACCTCGAGAAGGCGGTCGGCGTCGG